The Mycolicibacterium parafortuitum nucleotide sequence GGACTGGAGAGGAGCTGGGTCGTGTTCGATCCCGGGCATGCCTTCCGCCGGGCGTTCTCCTGGCTGCCCTCCCAGTTCGCCTCCCAGAGTGAGGACCCCGTCGGTCCGCGGCAGTTCGGTTCCACCGAGCATCTGTCCACCGAGGCGATCGCCGCGTTTGCCGACGGCGAGCTGCGGATGGCCGCGCATCTGCGCGCCGCGCATCACATGTCGTTGTGCCAGGAGTGCGCGATGGAGGTCGACGCGCAACGGCAGGCGAGGGAAGCGTTGCGGGATTCCTGCCCGGTCTCGATGCCCAGCTCTTTGCTGGGCCTGTTATCGCAGATCCCGGACCGCGCACCGGCCGACGCACCGGAGTCGGCCGACACCCCGCAGTTAGCTGACAGCCCTCAGCGTCTTCGCCGCAAGCGCCGGTAGGGTGGACACGGAGCCGACCGCCGGCGACTGTCGGCGATTGCCGGCATCGATTCCGACACCAGGCACAGGCGAGGGAAGGGCGATGAACGGGTGAGCAATCTGGACGAGACCGGTCGGGAGCGTCTTGAGCCGCGCCCCGTGTCGCGCCCTCCCGTCGACCCGGCGGCGCAGCGCGCGTTCGGCCGTCCGGCCGGCGTGAGTGGTTCGTTCCTCGGCGCCGAGAAGCACATCGACCAGGGCGAATACACCCCCAAGGATCAGGCCCCCGACCCGGTGCTCGCGGAGGCGTTCGGCCGTCCGCACGCGGGCGTGGACTCGCTGCAGCGGCACCCTACCGACGCCGGCGCACTGGAGGCCGAGCGCGAGGGTGACGACGAGGACGTCGACGATCCGTGGCGCAATCCCGGCGCACCGGCCGCCCTCGGCACCCCTGCGCTGCCCGCGGCGGCTCCGACCCAGGTCAACGCACCGGTCGGCAAGCTCGGTGTGCGGGACGTGCTGTTCGGCGGCAAGGTGTCCACGATCGCGCTGATGGTGCTCGGTCTGATCGCGCTGCTGATCGGCGTCGCCGGGGGCTGGGTCGGCCGCACCACCGCCGAGGTGGTGTCGGCGTTCACCACCTCGAAGGTCACGCTGGAGACCGGCGGGGGCGACGACAACGGTGAACCGCGTGGCCAGTTCGCCAAAGTGGCCGCCGCGGTGGCTGACTCCGTGGTCACCATCGAGGCCAGCAGCGACCGCGAGGGATCGCAGGGCTCCGGCGTCGTGATCGACGGCCGCGGCTACATCGTCACCAACAACCACGTCATCTCCGAGGCGGCCACCAACCCGAGCGACTTCAAGATGTCGGTGGTGTTCAACGACGGCAAAGAGGTGCCCGCGAACCTGGTCGGCCGGGACCCGAAGACCGACCTGGCGGTCCTGAAGGTCGACAACGTCGACAACCTGACCGTCGCCCGGATGGGTGACTCGGAGAAGCTGCAGGTGGGCGAGGAAGTCATCGCCGCCGGCGCGCCGCTGGGGCTGCGCAGCACCGTCACCCACGGCATCATCAGCGCGCTGCACCGGCCCGTCCCGCTGTCCGGTGACGGCTCCGACACCGACACCGTGATCGACGGTGTGCAGACCGACGCGTCGATCAACCACGGCAACTCCGGCGGTCCGCTGATCAACATGGACGCCGAGGTCATCGGCATCAACACCGCGGGCAAGTCGCTGTCGGACAGCGCCAGTGGCCTGGGCTTCGCGATCCCGGTGAACGAGGTCAAGCAGGTCGTCGAGACGCTGATCCGCAACGGCAAGATCGCGCATCCGACGCTGGGCCTGACCGCCCGTTCGGTCAGCAACGACGTCGCCAAGGGTGCGCAGATCGCCGATGTGAAGCCGGGCAGTCCGGCAGAGCAGGCCGGACTGCTGGAGAACGACGTCGTCGTCAAGGTCGGGGACCGCGAGGTCGCCGACGCCGACGAGATGATCGTCGCGGTGCGTCAGCTCAAGATCGGTGTGCCCGCCCCCGTCGAGGTGGTCCGCGACGGCCGGACCGTGACGCTGACGGTGACACCCAACGGCGACGACAGCGCTTCATAGCCGATGTTCGCGAACGTCGGTTGGGGCGAGATGCTCATCCTCGTCATCGCCGGGCTGGTGATCCTCGGACCGGAACGGCTGCCCGGGGCGATCCGGTGGACCTCCGGTGCGGTGCGCCAGGTGCGCGACTACGTCTCCGGGGCGACCAGCCAACTGCGCGAGGATCTCGGCCCGGAGTTCGACGACCTGCGTGAGCCGCTGTCGGAACTGCAGAAGTTGCGGGGCATGACCCCGCGTGCGGCGCTGACCAAGCATCTGCTCGACGGCGACGACTCGATATTCACCGGCAAGTTCGACGCCAAGAACCCGGGCTCGGGTACACCGCAGAATCCG carries:
- the rseA gene encoding anti-sigma E factor RseA, with translation MFDPGHAFRRAFSWLPSQFASQSEDPVGPRQFGSTEHLSTEAIAAFADGELRMAAHLRAAHHMSLCQECAMEVDAQRQAREALRDSCPVSMPSSLLGLLSQIPDRAPADAPESADTPQLADSPQRLRRKRR
- the htrA gene encoding serine protease HtrA, with the protein product MSNLDETGRERLEPRPVSRPPVDPAAQRAFGRPAGVSGSFLGAEKHIDQGEYTPKDQAPDPVLAEAFGRPHAGVDSLQRHPTDAGALEAEREGDDEDVDDPWRNPGAPAALGTPALPAAAPTQVNAPVGKLGVRDVLFGGKVSTIALMVLGLIALLIGVAGGWVGRTTAEVVSAFTTSKVTLETGGGDDNGEPRGQFAKVAAAVADSVVTIEASSDREGSQGSGVVIDGRGYIVTNNHVISEAATNPSDFKMSVVFNDGKEVPANLVGRDPKTDLAVLKVDNVDNLTVARMGDSEKLQVGEEVIAAGAPLGLRSTVTHGIISALHRPVPLSGDGSDTDTVIDGVQTDASINHGNSGGPLINMDAEVIGINTAGKSLSDSASGLGFAIPVNEVKQVVETLIRNGKIAHPTLGLTARSVSNDVAKGAQIADVKPGSPAEQAGLLENDVVVKVGDREVADADEMIVAVRQLKIGVPAPVEVVRDGRTVTLTVTPNGDDSAS
- the tatB gene encoding Sec-independent protein translocase protein TatB, with the protein product MFANVGWGEMLILVIAGLVILGPERLPGAIRWTSGAVRQVRDYVSGATSQLREDLGPEFDDLREPLSELQKLRGMTPRAALTKHLLDGDDSIFTGKFDAKNPGSGTPQNPPAKPQSGPGPAAAAPPAAEPTATPFDTDAT